ATTAAAACATACGCATCAATGGCTAAAGAAGTTGTGGGTATTATCAAATTACAGATCAAGGGAGGAGCAGCTAATCCATCCCCCCCTGTAGGACCTGCATTGGGAGCTAAGGGGGTAAACATTATGGAATTTTGTAAGCAATTTAATGCTCGTACTCAGGATAAACTAGGAAAGCTTGTTCCAGTTGTTATCACTGTTTATAAAGATAAGTCGTTTGACTTTATTGTAAAAAATCCTCCTGTTGCTATTCAGTTAATGGAAGCTGCAAAAATTGACAAGGGGTCATCCGAACCTAACAGAAAAAAAGTAGGCAAAGTTTCATGGGAAGTTGTGAAACAAATTGCTCTGGATAAAATGAATGACATGAACTGTTTCACACTTGAATCAGCCATGAGGATGGTAGCTGGTACTGCAAGGAGCATGGGATTACAGATCGAA
The Bacteroidales bacterium genome window above contains:
- the rplK gene encoding 50S ribosomal protein L11 translates to MAKEVVGIIKLQIKGGAANPSPPVGPALGAKGVNIMEFCKQFNARTQDKLGKLVPVVITVYKDKSFDFIVKNPPVAIQLMEAAKIDKGSSEPNRKKVGKVSWEVVKQIALDKMNDMNCFTLESAMRMVAGTARSMGLQIEGEPPFEIKK